A DNA window from Setaria viridis chromosome 2, Setaria_viridis_v4.0, whole genome shotgun sequence contains the following coding sequences:
- the LOC117846545 gene encoding scarecrow-like protein 23, translating to MLQGVLSRAPATDAAAAAAMKAKRAPVSPDEKGDGDGCPARGKRQQLLGLGPAAAAEEGPETRGLRLLSLLLRCAEAVAMDQLTEARELLPEIGELASPFGSSPERVAAYFGDALCARVLSSYLGAYSPLALRPLAAAQSRRVAGAFQSYNALSPLVKFSHFTANQAILQALDGEDRLHVIDLDIMQGLQWPGLFHILASRPRKPRSIRITGLGASLDVLEATGRRLADFATSLGLPFEFHPIEGKIGHVADAAALLGPRHHHHQQDEATVVHWMHHCLYDVTGSDVGTVRLLRTLRPKLITIVEQDLGHSGDFLGRFVEALHYYSALFDALGDGAGAAEEEAAERHAVERQLLGAEIRNIVAVGGPKRTGEVRVERWSDELRRAGFRPVSLAGSPATQARLLLGMYPWKGYTLVEEDACLKLGWKDLSLLTASAWEPADDDTVAAAPTPRHGSQET from the coding sequence ATGCTCCAGGGCGTGCTGTCCCGCGCGCCCGCCACcgacgcggcggcagcggcagcgatgAAGGCCAAGCGGGCTCCGGTGTCCCCCGACGAAAAGGGGGACGGGGATGGGTGCCCCGCGCGGGGGAAGCGGCAGCAGCTGCTTGGGCtgggccccgccgcggcggcggaggaagggccGGAGACGCGGGGGCTGCGGCTGCTCAGCCTCCTGCTGCGGTGCGCGGAGGCGGTGGCCATGGACCAGCTGACGGAGGCGCGGGAGCTGCTCCCGGAAATCGGCGAGCTGGCGTCGCCGTTCGGGTCGTCCCCGGAGCGCGTGGCGGCCTACTTCGGGGACGCGCTGTGCGCGCGCGTGCTCAGCTCCTACCTGGGCGCCTACTCGCCGCTGGCGCTCCGCCCGCTGGCGGCCGCGCAGAGCCGCCGCGTCGCGGGCGCGTTCCAGTCGTACAACGCGCTGTCGCCGCTCGTCAAGTTCTCGCACTTCACCGCCAACCAGGCCATCCTGCAGGCGCTCGACGGCGAGGACCGCCTCCACGTGATCGACCTCGACATCATGCAGGGCCTGCAGTGGCCCGGGCTCTTCCACATCCTCGCCTCCCGCCCGCGCAAGCCGCGCTCGATCCGGATCACCGGGCTCGGCGCCTCGCTCGACGTGCTCgaggccaccggccgccgcctcgccgactTCGCCACCTCCCTCGGCCTGCCCTTCGAGTTCCACCCCATCGAGGGGAAGATCGGGCacgtcgcggacgccgcggCCCTCCTCGgcccgcgccaccaccaccaccagcaggacGAGGCCACCGTCGTGCACTGGATGCACCACTGCCTTTACGACGTGACGGGGTCGGACGTGGGCACGGTGCGGCTGCTCAGGACCCTGCGCCCGAAGCTGATCACCATCGTGGAGCAGGACCTGGGCCACAGCGGCGACTTCCTGGGCCGGTTCGTGGAGGCGCTGCACTACTATTCGGCGCTGTTCGACGCGCtgggcgacggcgccggcgcagccgaggaggaggccgccgagcGCCACGCCGTGGAGCGGCAGCTCCTGGGCGCGGAGATACGGAACATCGTGGCCGTGGGGGGACCCAAGCGGACAGGGGAGGTGCGCGTGGAGCGGTGGAGCGACGAGCTGCGGCGCGCCGGGTTCCGGCCGGTGTCCCTGGCCGGGAGCCCCGCCACGCAGGCCAGGCTGCTCCTCGGCATGTACCCGTGGAAGGGGTACACGCTGGTGGAGGAGGACGCATGCCTCAAGCTCGGCTGGAAGGACCTCTCCCTGCTCACCGCGTCGGCATGGGAGCCGGCGGACGACGACacagtcgccgccgcccccacgcCCCGCCACGGAAGCCAGGAGACGTGA